A part of Quatrionicoccus australiensis genomic DNA contains:
- the eat gene encoding ethanolamine permease translates to MTTPSHSAHGLSASLGTWQLWGIAVGLVISGEYFGWSFGWATAGTLGFLVTTIMVAIMYGTFIFSFTELTASIPHAGGPFAYSYHAFGATGGYLAGMATLIEFIFAPPAIALAIGAYLNVQFPALDPKIAATGAYVVFMGLNIIGVTIAATFELFVTILAIFELLVFMGVVAPGFSLANFTAGGWSGADEFSLASLTGIFAAIPFAIWFFLAIEGVAMAAEEVRDPKRSIPIAYTGGILTLVVLAIGVMVFAGGVGDWTKLANINDPLPQAMKTIVGESSGWLHMLVWLGLFGLVASFHGIILGYSRQIYAQARAGYLPGWLGKIHPRFKTPHRAIIAGGLIGIAAIFSDEVLSFGGQSLTANIVTMSVFGALLMYALSIAALFKLRASEPRLARPYKVPFYPVFPAIALAGSLVCLGTVAWFNPTLAGLFVLILAVGYGYFRITHAQRAALPFAELAVEAE, encoded by the coding sequence ATGACTACCCCTTCCCATTCGGCGCACGGCCTCTCGGCCAGCCTCGGCACCTGGCAACTGTGGGGCATTGCCGTCGGCCTGGTCATTTCCGGCGAGTATTTCGGCTGGAGTTTCGGCTGGGCGACGGCCGGCACCCTCGGTTTTCTGGTCACCACCATCATGGTCGCCATCATGTACGGCACCTTCATTTTCAGCTTCACCGAACTGACCGCCAGCATCCCGCACGCCGGCGGCCCCTTCGCTTACAGCTACCATGCCTTCGGCGCGACCGGCGGCTACCTGGCCGGGATGGCGACGCTGATCGAATTCATCTTCGCGCCGCCGGCCATCGCGCTCGCCATCGGCGCCTATCTCAACGTGCAGTTCCCGGCGCTCGATCCGAAGATCGCGGCGACCGGCGCCTACGTCGTGTTCATGGGCCTCAACATCATCGGCGTGACCATTGCCGCAACTTTCGAGCTGTTCGTCACCATCCTCGCCATCTTTGAACTGCTCGTCTTCATGGGCGTCGTCGCCCCCGGCTTCTCGCTCGCCAACTTCACGGCCGGCGGCTGGAGCGGCGCCGACGAGTTCTCGCTCGCTTCGCTGACCGGCATCTTCGCCGCCATCCCGTTCGCCATCTGGTTCTTCCTCGCCATCGAAGGCGTTGCCATGGCCGCCGAGGAAGTGCGCGATCCGAAGCGTTCGATCCCGATCGCCTACACCGGCGGCATCCTCACCCTGGTTGTGCTGGCCATCGGCGTCATGGTCTTTGCCGGCGGCGTCGGCGACTGGACCAAGCTCGCCAACATCAACGACCCGCTGCCGCAAGCCATGAAGACCATCGTCGGCGAATCGAGCGGCTGGCTGCACATGCTGGTCTGGCTCGGCCTGTTCGGTCTGGTCGCTTCCTTCCACGGCATCATCCTCGGCTACTCGCGGCAGATCTACGCCCAGGCCCGCGCCGGCTACCTGCCGGGCTGGCTCGGCAAGATCCACCCGCGCTTCAAGACGCCGCACCGCGCCATCATCGCCGGCGGCCTGATCGGCATCGCCGCGATCTTCAGCGACGAGGTACTGTCCTTCGGCGGCCAGAGCCTGACCGCCAACATCGTCACCATGTCGGTATTCGGCGCCCTGCTCATGTACGCCCTGAGCATAGCCGCACTGTTCAAGCTGCGCGCCAGCGAACCGCGCCTAGCCCGTCCGTACAAGGTGCCATTCTACCCGGTCTTCCCGGCCATCGCACTGGCCGGTTCGCTGGTCTGCCTGGGCACCGTGGCCTGGTTCAACCCGACCCTGGCCGGCCTCTTCGTGCTGATCCTGGCTGTCGGCTACGGCTACTTCCGGATCACCCACGCCCAGCGCGCCGCCCTCCCTTTTG